A genomic window from Haladaptatus caseinilyticus includes:
- a CDS encoding polymer-forming cytoskeletal protein, whose product MPLRSDPLDELSIPDGTTVEEHDLVTDGDIIVGAQSTVEFGVRGNHVIAGERTTFGGHIEAEADCRLDLWSEVEGDVLVGQDAYLGERVHVDGRLMVSGDLDIGDDVHIDDGFEANGWIVIRNPMPTVVFLFVYLSQLLRLGEEEAAQNVIDEMLEGSDANPAVIPRGAHVSDDAWRVSTPATIGDDCRLHGNIRAEEIVVGEDNEVFGSLRARGDIVVGSGTRIHGDVTTRNGTVVLEDEAEILGDVSCTDLEFHENATADGIMRARGEMTMIRNEKRKPTDESETAEDEVETAETSHKRERSTSDGPAPQA is encoded by the coding sequence GTGCCGCTTCGCTCCGACCCACTGGATGAACTATCGATCCCCGACGGAACCACCGTCGAAGAACACGACCTTGTAACCGACGGTGACATCATCGTCGGCGCACAGAGCACTGTCGAGTTCGGCGTGCGTGGAAACCACGTCATCGCGGGCGAGCGAACGACGTTTGGCGGGCATATCGAAGCCGAGGCGGACTGTCGCCTCGACCTCTGGTCGGAAGTCGAGGGCGACGTTCTCGTTGGACAGGACGCGTACTTGGGCGAGCGCGTTCACGTCGACGGACGATTGATGGTCAGCGGAGATCTCGACATCGGCGACGACGTTCACATCGACGACGGCTTCGAAGCGAACGGATGGATCGTCATTCGGAACCCGATGCCGACCGTCGTGTTTCTCTTCGTCTATCTCTCCCAACTGCTCCGGCTCGGCGAGGAGGAAGCCGCCCAGAACGTCATCGACGAGATGCTGGAGGGAAGCGACGCGAACCCGGCGGTCATCCCTCGGGGTGCGCACGTCAGCGACGATGCGTGGCGCGTCTCGACTCCCGCAACTATCGGCGACGACTGTCGCCTCCACGGAAACATCCGTGCTGAGGAAATCGTCGTCGGCGAGGACAACGAGGTGTTCGGCAGCCTTCGTGCTCGCGGGGACATCGTCGTCGGGTCCGGGACGCGGATTCACGGCGACGTGACGACCCGAAATGGAACCGTCGTCCTCGAGGACGAGGCGGAAATCCTCGGCGACGTTTCCTGTACGGACCTCGAATTCCACGAGAACGCCACCGCCGATGGAATCATGCGTGCCCGTGGCGAGATGACGATGATTCGAAATGAGAAGCGGAAACCGACCGACGAATCCGAAACCGCCGAAGATGAGGTCGAAACGGCCGAAACGTCCCATAAGCGAGAACGCAGCACGTCCGACGGTCCTGCCCCACAAGCCTAA
- a CDS encoding type 1 glutamine amidotransferase has protein sequence MLLVLENEVDPELRYFGREMRSYLPEHTVHDFANEGGHPSLSEVSGVIISGSTAGVYERAEYPWMNEEIEFVRELVEREIPTLGVCFGHQIVNHALGGSVEHRGLTNELVRADLADDPLFDGVSSVLPAVHGDHVVETGEGMETIASTEHNEHFATRHRDVPLWTTQFHPELTNSLRPRVGRDFGWQETDESFADVTGELVFENFARLVEDHDSRDSTSPC, from the coding sequence ATGTTGCTCGTGTTGGAAAACGAGGTAGATCCCGAGTTACGCTACTTCGGCCGCGAGATGCGGTCGTATCTTCCGGAGCATACGGTCCACGACTTCGCGAACGAGGGGGGCCATCCGTCGCTGTCCGAAGTGAGTGGCGTCATCATCTCGGGAAGCACTGCTGGAGTGTACGAGCGTGCGGAGTACCCGTGGATGAACGAGGAAATCGAATTCGTCCGCGAACTGGTCGAACGCGAGATACCGACCCTCGGCGTCTGTTTCGGACACCAAATCGTCAACCACGCGCTCGGTGGGTCGGTCGAACATCGCGGATTGACCAACGAACTCGTCCGCGCTGACCTCGCGGACGACCCGCTTTTCGACGGCGTCTCGTCGGTGCTTCCGGCAGTCCACGGCGACCACGTCGTCGAAACCGGCGAGGGAATGGAGACGATCGCCTCGACGGAACACAACGAGCACTTCGCCACCCGACATCGAGACGTGCCGCTGTGGACGACGCAGTTCCACCCGGAGTTGACGAATTCGTTGCGCCCACGAGTCGGGAGGGATTTCGGCTGGCAGGAAACCGACGAGTCGTTCGCCGACGTCACTGGCGAACTGGTGTTCGAAAACTTCGCGCGACTGGTGGAAGACCACGACAGCCGAGATTCTACTTCGCCGTGCTGA
- a CDS encoding redox-regulated ATPase YchF, whose protein sequence is MISIALAGKPNAGKSTFYKSATLADVDVANYPFTTIDANRGVSHVRTDCPCLERDERCGNEHCHDGKRYVPIELLDVAGLVPGAHEGRGLGNQFLDALTNADAIVNVVDASGGTNEEGEPVEVGSYDPVEEVDFIEEEMDQWLAGIIERNWETVERQSRSPGFDIDEALSEMLTGFGATEHDVGVSLRELEYPPNPGEWTDEHREALARDVRARTKPIILVANKADIAPEENIERLRETGKPVIPATAEGELALRQGVEAGVVNYDSGDDDFEIIGDLSGQQRAGLERISEVMNEWGGTGVQEALDTAVYDLLDRITAYPVQNESKWTDGQGNVLPDAFLLPDGSTPVDLAYAVHSDIGDGYLHAVNAKTNRDIGDSYELEEGDVIKIVSTAK, encoded by the coding sequence ATGATTTCCATCGCGCTCGCGGGCAAACCCAACGCCGGGAAGTCCACGTTCTACAAGTCGGCAACGCTGGCTGACGTGGACGTGGCGAACTATCCCTTTACGACCATCGACGCGAATCGCGGCGTGAGCCACGTCCGCACCGATTGCCCCTGTCTGGAACGCGACGAACGATGTGGCAACGAACATTGCCACGACGGAAAACGCTACGTGCCCATCGAACTGCTCGACGTCGCCGGACTCGTTCCGGGGGCACACGAAGGAAGAGGGCTTGGCAACCAGTTCTTGGACGCTCTGACGAACGCGGACGCTATCGTCAACGTCGTGGACGCATCCGGTGGGACGAACGAGGAAGGAGAACCCGTCGAAGTCGGAAGCTACGACCCCGTCGAGGAAGTCGATTTTATCGAGGAGGAGATGGACCAGTGGCTCGCAGGGATCATCGAGCGTAACTGGGAAACCGTCGAACGTCAATCCCGTTCGCCCGGATTCGACATCGACGAGGCGCTCTCGGAGATGCTGACGGGGTTCGGTGCGACGGAACACGACGTGGGGGTAAGCCTCCGTGAACTCGAATATCCTCCCAATCCGGGTGAGTGGACGGACGAGCATCGTGAGGCGCTCGCCCGCGACGTCCGTGCCAGAACGAAGCCGATCATCCTCGTGGCGAACAAGGCCGATATCGCGCCCGAGGAGAACATCGAGCGACTGCGAGAAACGGGCAAACCCGTGATTCCCGCAACCGCGGAGGGTGAACTCGCCCTCAGACAGGGAGTCGAGGCTGGGGTCGTGAATTACGATTCCGGCGACGATGATTTCGAAATCATCGGCGACCTAAGCGGCCAACAGCGGGCCGGACTCGAGCGAATAAGCGAAGTCATGAATGAGTGGGGCGGAACCGGCGTGCAGGAGGCACTCGACACTGCCGTCTACGACCTCCTCGACCGAATCACGGCCTATCCAGTGCAGAACGAATCGAAGTGGACCGACGGTCAAGGTAACGTCCTTCCCGATGCGTTCTTGCTTCCGGACGGTTCAACCCCCGTTGACCTCGCGTATGCGGTTCACAGCGACATCGGTGACGGCTATCTGCATGCGGTGAACGCGAAGACGAACCGCGATATCGGCGATTCGTACGAGTTGGAGGAGGGCGACGTGATAAAAATAGTCAGCACGGCGAAGTAG
- a CDS encoding NUDIX hydrolase, whose amino-acid sequence MTESIPTEEKAYAYVTRDMREARELLVFEHPDPAGGVQVPKGGIEDGEAPRDAVVREVKEESGLTEFEAIRSLTTDVWHHYEKPKAYRRHFFHLVAEERRDEWRHTVTGDGEDEGVVYDYFWIRPGSMSLARDMDDYIERVRK is encoded by the coding sequence GTGACCGAATCAATTCCAACCGAGGAGAAAGCATACGCCTACGTCACCCGTGATATGCGGGAGGCGCGTGAACTGCTCGTGTTCGAACATCCCGACCCCGCGGGTGGCGTGCAGGTTCCGAAGGGTGGTATCGAGGACGGGGAAGCGCCACGGGATGCGGTCGTCCGGGAGGTTAAAGAGGAAAGTGGGCTGACCGAGTTCGAGGCGATACGCTCGCTGACGACCGACGTGTGGCACCACTACGAGAAGCCGAAAGCCTACCGTCGTCACTTCTTCCATCTCGTCGCGGAGGAACGCCGCGACGAATGGCGACACACGGTTACCGGCGACGGCGAAGACGAGGGCGTCGTCTACGACTATTTCTGGATTCGCCCCGGGTCGATGTCGCTCGCACGGGACATGGACGACTACATCGAAAGGGTGCGGAAATAG
- a CDS encoding dodecin family protein, translated as MTAVKIIKVLGTSEESWEDAAREAVEQASETIDEIHGIEVEDWTANVENGQITNYKATVEVAFPVHHDQ; from the coding sequence ATGACGGCAGTGAAAATCATCAAAGTGCTCGGCACCTCCGAAGAGTCGTGGGAAGACGCCGCCCGAGAAGCGGTCGAACAGGCGAGCGAGACCATCGACGAGATTCACGGTATCGAAGTCGAAGACTGGACGGCGAACGTCGAAAACGGACAGATTACGAATTACAAGGCGACCGTCGAAGTCGCGTTCCCCGTGCACCACGACCAGTAG
- a CDS encoding UbiA family prenyltransferase: MPISRHGTGAVPALRAVISQIHPVFMLPPIAASWFGSMLAGEFLLVTGALHMAAIFAGVYTAHVKDGYIDFHIRGEDDDHPLTQWGCKLLLAGASAVFFACLVGLWVFVGIGAALITLPGWVIGYLHAPQLDMHPISATSGYPLGIAIAILGGYYTQTETLTPIALAFAGVFLVLLSGVKVIDDAQDYEYDRSISKRTVAVVLGKERARTTAFALMAFSLLCVLGFAVAQVFPPSTILAVLVFAVIATVAYRAGPELATMLLIRGSYVFLALLLAAVWFRPLS; encoded by the coding sequence ATGCCCATTTCGCGCCACGGTACCGGCGCAGTTCCTGCCCTTCGTGCCGTCATCTCGCAGATACATCCGGTGTTCATGCTTCCACCCATCGCGGCATCGTGGTTCGGGAGCATGCTCGCCGGAGAATTCCTACTCGTGACGGGTGCACTTCACATGGCCGCCATCTTCGCCGGAGTCTACACGGCCCACGTCAAGGACGGCTACATCGATTTTCACATTCGAGGCGAGGACGACGACCATCCACTCACCCAGTGGGGCTGTAAACTTCTCTTGGCCGGCGCATCTGCGGTCTTTTTCGCCTGCCTCGTCGGTCTCTGGGTCTTCGTCGGAATCGGTGCCGCGCTCATCACGCTTCCGGGGTGGGTCATCGGCTATCTCCACGCGCCACAACTCGACATGCATCCGATTTCCGCAACCAGCGGATATCCGCTCGGCATCGCCATCGCCATCCTCGGCGGGTACTACACGCAAACCGAGACGCTCACCCCGATCGCACTCGCATTCGCTGGCGTCTTCCTCGTCCTCCTCTCGGGCGTGAAAGTCATCGACGACGCGCAGGATTACGAGTACGACCGCTCCATCTCGAAGCGCACCGTCGCCGTCGTTCTCGGGAAGGAGCGAGCGCGAACGACGGCGTTCGCGCTCATGGCGTTTTCCCTGCTCTGTGTCCTCGGCTTCGCCGTCGCACAGGTATTCCCGCCGAGTACAATCCTCGCGGTGCTTGTGTTCGCAGTTATCGCGACCGTCGCTTATCGAGCGGGGCCTGAACTCGCCACGATGCTCCTGATTCGAGGGTCGTACGTCTTCCTCGCGCTCTTGCTCGCGGCGGTTTGGTTTCGGCCGCTCTCCTAA
- a CDS encoding FAD-dependent monooxygenase, translating to MIEDYEHYEAVVVGAGPGGAAAAATLARNGIETLVLERGVEAGAKNVSGGLIYAEESAPYTIDSLFPDFREEAAERPITSYNIHNVADEKVKSFDITRLHEHDTEWSDAVLRRKMDSWLADQVHEMTSETGGGLLTGVRVNGLLRENGEIVGVTCDELDPIKADFIVAADGVNSELARDAGLMNWDEPEEWFQGVKAVIDMPEDVIADRFDVGSDTGEAHLFSGNLFDDVRGGGFLYTNQDSLSIGTVFHLDSLVAEEAEPHRLLDNLLTHPLLAQWLNGHYDEVEYSAKLVPDSKKAAHPAPHRGRLVLVGDAGGQMQAQGPIIKGMNHAVSAGALAAEAFAEARMRGDSEKAGRLYEKKLKDEGVMGKLRPRQYRTLGKLGENEQLAGLTDSLLSSPIGRAVLRSGAMEKQLERLYSSPFLSSMIPDTKTPYVTLPTVIAEELGTEIEDENEVEPKSLADRIGDLTYDTDVGNPHIRLRNDSYEASGAAVSACPVSAKDFGGGCYREETVQMNGHEEKIVSLDTQPCVECGTCAIVAETEWEHPRGNKGVEFKQG from the coding sequence ATGATAGAGGATTACGAACATTACGAAGCCGTCGTGGTCGGTGCCGGTCCCGGCGGGGCCGCGGCGGCCGCGACGCTCGCACGAAACGGAATCGAAACGCTCGTCCTCGAACGCGGTGTCGAGGCCGGGGCGAAAAACGTCTCCGGCGGTCTCATCTACGCCGAGGAGTCGGCTCCATACACCATCGACTCGTTGTTTCCCGACTTCCGCGAGGAGGCGGCGGAACGCCCGATTACGAGCTACAACATCCACAACGTGGCCGACGAGAAGGTGAAATCGTTCGATATCACCCGACTCCACGAACACGACACGGAGTGGTCCGACGCGGTGCTCCGGCGAAAGATGGACTCGTGGCTCGCCGATCAGGTTCACGAGATGACCAGCGAAACGGGCGGCGGCCTGCTAACCGGCGTTCGGGTGAACGGTCTGCTCCGCGAAAACGGGGAAATCGTCGGCGTCACCTGCGACGAACTCGACCCAATCAAAGCCGATTTCATCGTCGCGGCGGACGGCGTAAACAGCGAACTCGCACGCGATGCGGGACTGATGAACTGGGACGAACCGGAAGAGTGGTTCCAAGGCGTCAAAGCCGTCATCGACATGCCCGAGGACGTCATCGCGGATCGATTCGATGTCGGCTCGGACACGGGTGAGGCACACCTGTTCTCGGGGAACCTCTTCGACGACGTTCGGGGCGGTGGCTTCCTCTACACGAATCAGGATTCCCTTTCGATCGGGACCGTCTTCCACCTCGACAGCCTCGTTGCGGAGGAGGCGGAGCCACACCGACTGCTCGACAATCTGTTAACCCATCCGCTGCTCGCCCAATGGTTGAACGGCCACTACGACGAAGTGGAGTACAGCGCGAAACTCGTCCCCGATTCGAAGAAAGCAGCACATCCCGCGCCGCATCGCGGGCGACTCGTTCTCGTCGGCGACGCTGGTGGGCAGATGCAGGCGCAGGGGCCGATTATCAAGGGAATGAACCACGCCGTCAGTGCGGGCGCGCTCGCCGCCGAAGCGTTCGCGGAGGCGCGAATGCGCGGGGACTCCGAGAAGGCGGGCCGCCTCTACGAAAAGAAGCTGAAGGACGAAGGCGTGATGGGCAAACTCAGACCGCGTCAGTACCGAACCCTCGGCAAACTCGGCGAGAACGAGCAGTTGGCCGGCCTCACTGATTCCCTGCTTTCGTCGCCGATCGGACGGGCGGTGCTTCGCTCGGGAGCAATGGAGAAACAGCTCGAACGGTTGTACAGTTCCCCGTTCCTTTCCTCGATGATTCCGGATACGAAGACGCCCTACGTCACGCTTCCGACGGTTATCGCGGAGGAACTGGGCACCGAAATCGAGGACGAGAACGAAGTCGAACCGAAGAGCCTCGCCGACCGAATCGGTGACCTGACCTACGATACTGACGTGGGCAACCCGCACATTCGACTCCGGAACGACTCCTACGAAGCGAGCGGTGCAGCAGTGTCGGCCTGCCCCGTCAGCGCGAAGGATTTCGGCGGCGGCTGTTATCGCGAAGAAACCGTACAGATGAACGGTCACGAGGAGAAAATCGTGAGTCTCGACACCCAACCGTGCGTGGAGTGTGGAACGTGCGCCATCGTCGCCGAGACGGAGTGGGAGCATCCACGCGGCAACAAGGGCGTCGAGTTCAAACAAGGGTGA
- a CDS encoding electron transfer flavoprotein subunit beta/FixA family protein, producing MHSVVLTKGVPDFREGQVSFDEDGHLERGKTPTVMNPNDEFALQAALQTKVKHGGQVSAMSMGPPGYADVLREAMTVYADDCYLLSDREMAAADTWATAITLSAGIEKIGEPDLIFAGFKTADGETGQTGPQTAWCLDYPIITHVIAMEVDEDERQVRAKRLVEGDVDEIETVTAPLPAFIVTDPEYEPSYRKAAHRLRKKHLKAETEIRAEEYEEYLSTWDHADLNLDPEYIGLDGSPTIVSSVDPIPKAPAERDATMVTPDDEDAMAEVLETMRPFATGD from the coding sequence ATGCACTCGGTCGTGTTGACCAAGGGCGTTCCGGACTTCCGTGAGGGCCAAGTGTCGTTCGACGAGGATGGTCACCTCGAACGGGGAAAAACACCGACCGTAATGAACCCGAACGACGAGTTCGCCCTCCAAGCCGCGCTCCAAACGAAGGTGAAGCACGGCGGGCAGGTGAGCGCGATGAGCATGGGACCGCCGGGCTATGCCGACGTCCTTAGAGAAGCGATGACGGTGTACGCCGACGACTGCTATCTCCTCTCCGACCGGGAGATGGCCGCCGCCGACACGTGGGCGACGGCAATCACCCTCTCGGCGGGCATCGAGAAAATCGGTGAACCGGATCTCATCTTTGCAGGTTTCAAAACTGCTGACGGCGAAACGGGTCAAACCGGGCCACAGACGGCGTGGTGTTTGGACTATCCGATCATCACCCACGTCATCGCGATGGAGGTGGACGAAGACGAGCGACAAGTGCGTGCGAAGCGCCTGGTGGAGGGAGACGTGGACGAAATCGAGACGGTCACCGCGCCGCTTCCGGCGTTCATCGTCACCGACCCCGAATACGAACCGTCGTACAGAAAGGCGGCCCACCGACTCCGGAAAAAGCACCTGAAAGCCGAGACGGAGATACGCGCCGAGGAGTACGAAGAGTACCTCTCGACGTGGGATCACGCCGACCTCAATCTCGACCCGGAGTATATCGGACTGGACGGGTCGCCGACGATCGTGTCGTCGGTTGACCCGATTCCGAAGGCTCCCGCCGAGCGGGACGCCACGATGGTCACGCCCGACGACGAGGACGCGATGGCGGAAGTGCTCGAAACGATGCGGCCGTTCGCGACGGGGGACTAA
- a CDS encoding alpha/beta fold hydrolase — translation MPELIHDEAVVNGVRLHYVEAGDGPLVVLLHGFPEFWYSWRDQIPALADAGYHVVAPDLRGYNASEKPRGVGAYRLDELVGDVVGLIDQFDAEEAHVVGHDWGGAIAWEVASRHPDRVERLAILNAPHPDRFRDVLRTPEQLRRSWYMFFFQLPWLPELFLSARDYTTIEEIFRDGTENPDAFGESEVQRYVEAAAQPGALTGAINYYRALFRERVPQELRTVVSGSRDDSDVSVPTLLIWGEEDTALGIELTEGLERWVPDIRVERLPDASHWVQNDEPERVNELLVEFFED, via the coding sequence ATGCCCGAATTGATCCACGACGAAGCGGTCGTCAACGGCGTGCGCCTCCATTACGTCGAAGCAGGAGACGGACCACTGGTCGTCCTCTTGCACGGCTTTCCCGAGTTTTGGTACTCGTGGCGCGACCAGATTCCGGCGCTCGCAGACGCAGGCTATCACGTCGTCGCACCGGATCTGCGCGGGTACAACGCCTCCGAGAAACCGAGAGGAGTCGGAGCGTATCGACTCGACGAACTGGTCGGTGACGTCGTCGGACTCATCGACCAGTTCGATGCGGAGGAGGCTCACGTCGTCGGCCACGACTGGGGTGGCGCAATCGCGTGGGAAGTCGCCAGCCGTCACCCGGACCGCGTCGAACGACTCGCCATACTGAACGCACCGCATCCCGACCGGTTTCGTGACGTGCTTCGCACGCCCGAACAACTGCGCCGGTCGTGGTACATGTTCTTCTTTCAACTGCCGTGGCTTCCCGAATTGTTCCTCTCCGCCCGTGACTACACGACGATCGAGGAGATATTCCGCGATGGCACGGAAAACCCGGACGCGTTCGGCGAGTCCGAGGTTCAACGGTATGTCGAGGCTGCGGCACAACCGGGTGCACTGACGGGTGCCATCAACTACTATCGCGCTCTCTTTCGTGAGCGCGTACCACAGGAACTCCGGACGGTAGTCAGCGGTTCTCGGGACGATTCCGACGTTTCCGTCCCAACCCTACTGATTTGGGGCGAAGAGGACACCGCACTCGGAATCGAACTGACCGAGGGGTTGGAACGATGGGTACCCGACATTCGGGTGGAACGACTGCCGGACGCGAGCCACTGGGTCCAGAACGACGAACCGGAAAGGGTGAACGAACTGCTGGTCGAATTCTTCGAGGACTGA
- a CDS encoding electron transfer flavoprotein subunit alpha/FixB family protein, whose amino-acid sequence MTDVNPGDRTVEELEEDVQTVEDPGTLDDLLADEESGKDRKTAKEVIQARIDELDDTGTDEAGDTGTEGEYESTAEDVEDPDEGEATTSESDVSDSEAESDETDEEEDDGLSHPTADKKHVRALEDGVYRDMWVYCETQGGELLDVSKEMLGKARELMDGYEDEYGDDERVVAVLVGDDMRDLAEECISLGADVAVYHDDERLERFRHKPYTEIVADMARAETDWKEYDKPRYFLFPATNNGRDLSAQVQGELDSGLASDCSGLTITNELISNPVKTGEPGEKIDFERILHMKRPDFSGFEYSTILCIDNPDREFHPQGCSVIPGSFDAMEADPEREGEIVSHDIDTPDDWYRVEVSEWDTLDTGVDLTGREVIVAIGRGIGDDPTEGIELALDLVGAFDDADLGLSRGVVTASYSVDGHVEQYVSEERQIGETGQIVQPPLYIAAGISGAIQHKVGMDESDTIIAINTDTDADIRDFSDYFIEGDLFDVLPRLTEAVEAGELSAVVAEDDD is encoded by the coding sequence ATGACGGACGTAAACCCAGGCGATAGAACCGTCGAGGAACTCGAAGAGGACGTACAGACCGTCGAAGACCCCGGCACGCTGGACGACCTGCTCGCCGACGAGGAGAGTGGAAAAGACCGAAAAACGGCGAAGGAAGTCATCCAGGCCCGAATCGACGAACTCGACGATACGGGCACGGACGAAGCCGGAGACACGGGAACCGAGGGAGAGTACGAATCGACCGCGGAAGACGTGGAAGACCCCGACGAAGGCGAGGCAACGACTTCGGAATCGGACGTGTCCGATTCCGAAGCCGAGTCCGATGAAACGGACGAGGAGGAAGACGACGGCCTCAGTCACCCCACCGCGGACAAAAAACACGTCAGAGCGTTGGAGGACGGCGTCTACCGCGACATGTGGGTCTACTGCGAGACACAGGGTGGCGAACTCCTCGACGTATCGAAGGAGATGCTCGGGAAGGCCCGCGAGTTGATGGACGGCTACGAAGACGAGTACGGCGACGACGAACGGGTCGTGGCCGTCCTCGTCGGTGACGATATGCGCGACCTCGCGGAGGAATGTATCTCCCTCGGCGCCGACGTGGCAGTGTACCACGACGACGAGCGACTGGAACGATTCCGACACAAGCCGTACACGGAAATCGTCGCGGACATGGCTCGTGCGGAGACCGACTGGAAGGAGTACGACAAACCGCGTTACTTCCTCTTCCCGGCGACGAACAACGGACGCGATCTCTCCGCGCAGGTACAGGGTGAACTCGACTCCGGACTCGCGAGCGACTGTTCGGGACTCACCATCACCAACGAACTCATCAGCAATCCCGTCAAAACGGGAGAACCCGGCGAGAAGATCGATTTCGAGCGGATCCTTCACATGAAACGTCCCGACTTCTCCGGGTTCGAATATTCGACGATCCTCTGCATCGACAACCCGGATCGGGAGTTCCACCCACAAGGCTGTTCCGTGATTCCGGGGAGCTTCGATGCGATGGAAGCGGATCCCGAACGGGAAGGCGAAATCGTCTCACACGACATCGATACACCCGACGACTGGTATCGCGTCGAAGTATCGGAGTGGGATACGCTCGATACGGGCGTCGATTTGACCGGGCGCGAGGTTATCGTGGCAATCGGCCGCGGTATCGGCGACGACCCGACGGAGGGAATCGAGCTCGCGTTGGACCTCGTCGGCGCTTTCGACGACGCCGATCTCGGCCTTTCACGAGGCGTGGTTACGGCGTCGTACAGCGTGGACGGTCACGTCGAACAGTACGTGAGCGAGGAGCGCCAAATCGGCGAAACGGGTCAAATCGTCCAACCGCCGCTCTACATCGCGGCGGGTATCAGCGGCGCGATTCAGCACAAGGTCGGGATGGACGAGTCCGACACCATCATCGCCATCAACACCGATACGGACGCCGATATTCGGGACTTCAGCGATTACTTCATCGAGGGTGACCTCTTCGATGTGCTCCCCCGCCTCACGGAAGCGGTCGAGGCGGGCGAACTGAGTGCGGTCGTAGCGGAAGACGATGACTGA
- a CDS encoding GNAT family N-acetyltransferase, with protein MEFSEKLEFGHEDRKRIYEYVERHGRADADEVQQSLRIDPGGFRHHVAILRRDGYLSEDDDDVLTVSLETGAEEEFIDEDVEFVIRPARQEDLTGIVGAIRQVAEEGTYIVAETVADEIDHQEALLRHNELESRMFFVATVNDDVVGWVHLHAPELDKLSHTAELTVGVLDEYTGHGIGSHLLERGLEWAGSNNYEKVYQSAPSTNQNAIEFLKAHGWETEAVREDHYKINGEYVDEVMMAVKL; from the coding sequence ATGGAGTTTTCCGAGAAGCTAGAGTTCGGCCACGAAGACCGCAAGCGCATCTACGAATACGTGGAACGGCACGGGAGGGCCGACGCGGACGAGGTACAGCAATCGCTCCGTATCGATCCCGGCGGCTTCCGCCACCACGTCGCCATCCTGCGGCGAGATGGCTACCTCTCGGAAGACGACGACGATGTCCTCACGGTTTCGCTCGAAACAGGCGCCGAAGAGGAGTTCATCGACGAAGACGTCGAGTTCGTCATCCGCCCCGCCCGACAGGAGGACCTCACCGGTATCGTCGGTGCGATTCGACAGGTTGCGGAGGAGGGAACCTATATCGTCGCCGAAACAGTCGCCGACGAAATCGACCATCAGGAGGCGTTGCTCCGGCACAACGAACTCGAATCACGGATGTTCTTCGTCGCCACGGTGAACGACGACGTGGTCGGATGGGTGCATCTGCACGCCCCGGAACTGGATAAACTCAGTCACACCGCCGAGTTGACGGTCGGCGTCCTGGACGAGTACACCGGCCACGGAATCGGGAGCCATCTGCTCGAGCGTGGCTTGGAGTGGGCCGGGTCGAACAACTACGAGAAAGTCTACCAGAGCGCTCCCTCGACCAACCAGAACGCCATCGAGTTCCTCAAGGCCCACGGGTGGGAGACCGAGGCCGTGCGTGAGGACCATTACAAAATCAACGGTGAGTACGTGGACGAAGTGATGATGGCGGTGAAGTTGTAG
- a CDS encoding DUF2267 domain-containing protein has translation MDYSQFIGQVQHRLKLDTQGKTVRAIRATLTTLGERLQPGEAKDLAGPLPMEIDWYLERAESGQRFHFDEFVSRVAEREGIENQDALFHAKGVMSLVAEVVPEGEFQQVRQQLPDEYDPLFELVGNENAFD, from the coding sequence ATGGACTACAGTCAGTTTATCGGACAGGTACAGCACCGACTGAAGTTGGACACACAGGGAAAGACCGTAAGAGCCATTCGCGCCACACTGACGACGCTCGGCGAACGATTGCAACCCGGCGAAGCGAAAGACCTCGCAGGGCCGCTCCCGATGGAAATCGACTGGTATCTCGAACGGGCCGAATCAGGCCAACGGTTCCATTTCGACGAGTTCGTTTCACGCGTCGCCGAACGCGAGGGTATCGAAAATCAGGACGCACTCTTTCATGCGAAGGGCGTGATGTCCCTCGTCGCAGAAGTCGTTCCGGAAGGCGAGTTTCAACAGGTCCGCCAGCAGTTACCGGACGAGTACGACCCGTTGTTCGAACTCGTCGGAAACGAAAACGCGTTCGACTAA